The Planctomycetia bacterium region CCGCACGAATTCCCGCACGGCGGATTGGTGGATAGCGCCGGTGCGGCCAAAGCGTCGCTCAAGGCGCTGTCGGCGATTCGCAAGGCGAATTTGCGCTAGCCCGGCTCATGCAACTTGGCGTGCTCAGTCTCATCCTGCGGGCGGTTATCGAAGCCGCGCTCGCGCGTCAGCTCGATGCGGTCAACGAATTTGACGTTCGCGCATTCGTCGATCTCGGCCGTGCGGCAGGCGGCGTGATCGGGAATAAAGAACCGGAATGGCCCGCCCGCCGCCGCGGGCAGCGGCGCGCCGTCCTGCTGATAGATGAGGACCGCCTTGTCGCTCACCGAACTGAGCGGAACGCTGGCGTGAAAATCATCCGCCCCGGCGTGCAAGGTAATGTACTGAGCCTCGCTCGATGCGCCAGCGAGCCGCAGAATGGTCGCTAACCCCACGGCGTCGCCGCCACGTTTGGCGCCTAGCCGACGTACGTCGCGTACCTGATCCGCCTCCGGCAAAGCGCGAAGGTCGTCGAAGTTCAACGCCAATGCGCGCTCGACCAGGCCGTCGACGCGCAACGAATTGTTTGCATTCATGGAACACCTCGCGGTCGAATGATCGTTGTCCGCAATCCTAATCTCCACTGTACCCGGGCGGGAGTGGACTCGGTCCGTGCTTTCGCGGCGGCCGGACGGTGGTTACAGTAGGACCCATCAACCTGGAGCGAACTATGATGAAGCGATGGCTGATTGTTGGGCTGGCACTTTTTCTGTTGACGTTGCCGTTCCAGAACACGCAGGCCGCCGGGGCAGAGGAACTGCGCACCCGCAACGTGCTGCTGGTCACCATCGACGGACTGCGCTGGCAAGAGGTTTTTCGTGGAGCCGAGGAACGACTCGTTTCGAAAGAAGCCGGCAACGTCAAAGACATACCGGCGACGCGCGCCGCGTATCTCCGCGACAATCCGGCGGACGCCCGCGCGACGTTGATGCCGTTTGTCTGGAACGTCATCGCCAAGGAAGGGCAACTGTTCGGCAATCGCGACGCAGGGAGCGAAGCGAAGGTGCTCAACAATCGCCATTTTTCTTATCCAGGCTACAACGAGATCCTGTGCGGTTTCCCGGACGAACGCATTGGTTCGAATGACAAGATCGCCAACCAGAACATCACGGTGCTGGAATGGCTCTCGCGGCGGCCCTCCGTCGGCGGGCGCGTGGCGGCGTTCTGCTCTTGGGACGTCTTCCCTTACATCATCAACAGCGAACGCTCCGGCATTCCGGTCAACGCCGGCTGGACGCCGTTGGAAGTCGCGGAACACGACGACGAACTGGCGGCATTCAACCGCGTCAACGCCGAACTCCCGCGGATGTGGGCCGGTGTGCGCTACGACACCATCACGGCGTTCGGGGCGCGGGAATACCTGCGACTGAAAAAACCGCGACTACTTTACGTTTCGCTGGGCGAACCGGACGATTGGGCCCATGAAGGGCGCTACGACTTGTATCTGGATTCCACGAAAACGTGCGATCGGCTGATCGCGGAGTTATGGGCGCTCGCGCAAAGTCTGCCCGAATATGCCGGCAAGACGACGCTGGTACTCACCGTCGATCACGGCCGGGGGCGCGACGGCGACGGCTGGAAGAACCACAGCGTCGATATTCCCGGCTCCGACGAAATCTGGATGGCCGTCCTCGGCCCCGATACGCCGGCCCTCGGCGAGCGTACCGGCAACGATTTCACGCAAAGCCAGATCGCGGCCACGGTGGCGCAGTTTTTCGGCGAAGACTATGCCGGCGCGATCCCGACGGCCGGCAAGCCGCTTCCCGGAGTCCTAGGCTCGGCGGCCAAGTAATCCACGGCGACGCAGCGACCAGGAAGCGCCCAAGGCACAGAGCGCGCCCAAGCTCAGGGTCCCCGGCTCGGGTACGACGGGCGTAATCGTCAACGGATTGCCCGCCGCATCTTCCACCAGTAATTCCACGACGAGGTCGCCCGACGACGAGGCGAGAATGCCTCCAGTATCGACGAGCGGCGGTTCGAAGGGAAAACCGTCGATCACGTATTGTGACATGATCAAGTCGAGATCGACCGTAAATGGCACGTTGGTCAGGACCGTCGCCGTGCCCGGCGATAACACGAGATTCGGCGTCAGCGCTCCGAGTCGCTGCTGGCCAGGATTGCCTTGGAATTGAGTCGGCTCGAAGACGCTCAGCAAGGCGAAATCGCCGGTCATGGAAAGGCCCGGATTGACGCTTTGCGGTCCGGCAAGCGAGGCTTGGCCGTGGAACAAATCGAATTTCTGTCCTTCCTGCGTGATCGCGGCGTCGAGCTGCAAATTCACGGTGAAGTCATACTCCGCGAACATTGCCTGCGACGGATAGTCGCCGATCTCGGGCGGCGCATCGACCGGCTGGACCGGATCGATGACTTCGCCCGAACGCTGAATCAATAGCCGCACGCGGGCTGAGTTAATGCCCGGCTCCCCGTTGACGATGAATTCGCCGGTCCCAGCGTTGGCATACCAGTATTGGTGTTTGGCGGAGTTTCCGTTGATGACCCAGCCTTCCCCCCCGGCGGCCTTTTTCAGACTGCCACCGGAAATGAACGCGGCGCCCCATGATCGAGCGTGGGCGCCGGGCTTGTTGACGTTGCCCGTGTCGGCATAGGCGGTCGTGGGATGACTGGCGCTCTTCGTGATGTGCAATTCGCCAGTTGAGTCATGCGCGTGGGCCGTCAACTGCACGGTCCCGGCATTTGCGAACGAGCCAACAGCCAACACCAGAGATGCGGCAAGCAAAGCCGTAAAACTCCGAGCTCGCGAAATCCAGATGGTCATGGGGTCTCTCATTGATGTGAAACGGCCAAAAAGGCGCATTCACTAGCCAAACTTGATGCTAACCGGCGATTCCCGAACTGACAACGAAAAACGCCTTAGCTCATTGTGGGGGGGGCGGCGTGCATTTTAGTCCGCTGCCGGCCCGGTGGGCGGTAAGATGTCCTGCATGCCCTGGCTGGCCCAACGCTCACGGGCAGCGGCGGCAAACCCCATCAGCTGGCCCTTGCGCAGCATGCCGGCCTGCTCAAAGCGGCGTGCGGCGGACGTCGAAAACGCCTTGGCGAGCCCGCCCGGCGCATCGGACTTGGCGGCAAAGACCCCGTTTTGCAGTCCCTGCATGTTCTTCAGGCTCCGAATCTCACCTTCGAGGTAGTGCTCGCGCTGATATGGGTCGGGCAACTCAGCGTATTCAGTCATCTTCTCATCGAGCCAGCGCTCGGCGAGCGAGACCAGGTTTTCCACCAGGATCCGCTTTTGCTTGCGCTGCATTTGCTTATAGTCCGCTTCCCAATCGACGCCGCGGCGCAATTCGCGCTCCAATTGACGCAACATCTGGTTCTGATACTCCGCGGGCAAGTCAACCACGGGGCCCAGCGTGAGGGTACGCACGAACTCGTCGTGATGATCGACCACGGCCACCGGCAATCCGGTCCGCACCGCTTGAACAGCGGCCGCCGCCGAGATGCCCGCCAGAACAAAGAACAACAGCAGCGTAAGTTGATCGCGGAGAAAACGCATGAAATCCTGAAGGGGTGAACCGCGCGACGAACTAGTTGCCACCGTTGCCGGCGAGTTCTGTTGCACGTTTGACATGCAAGATCAGCGGCCGGGAGACCTGGTTACCTTCCACTTCGGCAATCGCGTGGAACGGCCGGCTGGTTTCCGGCACCCAACTCTCGGCCGTCAAAAAGATCTGCCGCTCCGTCTGGCCCGCCGGAATCAGTACGCCGTTGAGGCCGATATTGTCCACGATCACGCCATGAGGCAGGTTTCGCAAGTTGAACTGGATGCGGTCATCGAAGCCATTGCGTTCCACGCGCAACCTGGCAGAGACAGTCGTGCCGGGCGCGATTGTCACGCCATCGCCGGGGCTGGCCGAGGGATCGTCCGGCAGCAGATGCACAATCACTTTCGGCCGCTCGGTGAGTTGAACCTTGCCGAGCGACGCTAATTCCTTGACGACCGGGCTGCCCGCGATCATGGCCCGCGCGACGACCTTGGTTTGCTGCGCGCTTTCCTCGTTCGGCGCCGGAGCGTCCGGCGCCGCGTTGAGGACCGCCTGCGCGGACGTGTGTCCGGCTTGGATCACCAACGGCTGCGAGACGGTGAATCCGGGCGGCAGGCCCGTGATTTCCACTTCGACGTCGTCGTCGAAGCCGTCGATGCGATCTAGATTCACGTCAAAGGCCTGCCCGCTTCCGGCGGCAATCGTCGGGTTGCTGACGCCCAGCGAGACGTTAAAGTCCGGCTTCGGTTCGCGCACGGTGAGGCGATACGCGTAACGATCGCCGTTGAGTCCCCGCACGTCAGTTACGCGCACGAGATACGATCCGGCGGCTGGCGCGGTGAAGTAAATCTTCGAATCGGTCCCGAGGCGGCGCTCCCCGTCGTCGTCGTTCTCGTAGTTCAGCGCGAAGACTGGCAGACCGTTCGGCACTAGATTCGCGCCGATCGGCTGAGGTTCCACGATGTAACAGGGATCGTAAATGGCGTGCGAAGTCGGCGTCGTGTCGAAATAGCCGCGCCGGTTTCCTTGCGCGGTGTAATAAATCATGTCGGAGTCCGGCCCCTGCGGCATGCGGAACAGTTGGCAGACCTCGCCCCCGACGTACAGATACTGGTTGAGATGCATCTCCTCCCAGTTCTTGACGCGGAAGCCGGACGCGTTCGAGTCCGTGGGACGGAATTCGATGTTGGAATCGCGCACCGCTTGCAACAGCACGCGCGGCACGGGTCGCCCGTCCGGAAGCAGCAATTCGATTTTCGTATCAATCGGCGAACCACGCCCGGCGGCATTCGTCTCGATGATCCATTGCTTTCCGGCCGGCGAGTCGAAGCGGAACACATCCACGTCGTGCCCGCCATCGTCCGCGAGAATTCGTCCGCCGACCGTTGCCGGCGCGGCAATCGACGTCGCTCGCTCGGGCGCATCGTTCGGCTCTGCTTCCAGCGATTCCGGCAATGAGCCAACGGCGACCGTCAAATGCCGCCGGAAACGATATTGATTGGCGTCCACCGTCACGCCCGCGTCACCGGATGCGCCAGCGGTGACTTCCGCCGTGGCGTCTGCCGGCAGGTTGTACCCCAGTAGATTGACGCGCGTCTTCGCATCGGGCGGTACGCTGAGCGGGTAGCAACCGGTCACGTACGGCAACTTGCCAATCGAGAGTTGGTAGAAATGTTTGTTCGATCCCGACGCCGCGAGATCCTTGACGCTGGCGCGGTAACGCCCTGACTTGGGAATCTCGAGGGCCACGAGCGGATCCGGCTCGCCGTCAAAGTCGTTGCTGCTGGCCAGCAGCGTGCCGGCTTCGTCGAAGACCGTCAGCACGGCATTCAGTTCGGAACCAAATTGCTTGGCCGAGAGATCGAAAACGATCGTGTCGCCTGCCTCCGCGTCGAACGAAAACGCGTCTTCATCTCCTGGCGTGGCAATCTCGCCCCACACGCCCAACGGCAGCGCGGCGAGTTGTTCGACGGATCTCGGGGCGTCAGCCGACGCTTCGACTTGCTGCGGAATGAAGTCCACATGCAGCACGACGGGCTGGCTCTCAGCCGCGGTGCCTTGCGCTTTGAGCCGCACCGGTCCGCGGAACATGGTGGCGTCCGGCGTCACGTCGATCGTCAACGAGTTGTCATCGCGTGGCGCACCTTCGGCGATCGCCACTTTCACCAGCGGCTCGAAGCTCTCGACGTGCCTGACGGCCGCGAGATGTGCGCCGTGCAGCGTCACGCGCGTAGTCTTGCCTCGCTCCACGCCGCGCGGCGAAACGCTGGCCAATTCCGGTGCTGGCGGCGGAGCGGGCGGCTGAATCTGCCCGGACTCGATTTGAAAGCGCGAGAAGCCGCCATCCAGAAGCGCCACGATAAACGACTGACTATCCGGCGCGACGGCCAACGCCACTGGCCAATCCGTTTGCTGATCCAGCAAATGCCGCTCTACCATTTCTTCGGCGTTCCATACTTTGACGGAGCGATTCTCCGCGGTGCTGACGAGCGACTTGCCGTCCGGCGTGTAGGCCAATCGCAAGATCGCCCCTTCGTGTGCATAGCGCGCATGCAGGATCGGGTTCGTTCCTTCCTTGGCGCCGGCGCCGATTTCCCAGATGCGAATTCGATTGTCCACGCCGCCGGCAGCGACGCGTTTTCCATCCGGGCTGAACGCCACGGC contains the following coding sequences:
- a CDS encoding c-type cytochrome domain-containing protein: MKPYRLLSLFLTFVGATSVRAEAPDFNAVAPIFTKYCVGCHNDGDREGKLTLESYDGLLAGGEHGAVVTAEQPDLSRMVRVITGKAEPAMPPEGSEAPSQEEIQAIVAWVAAGARGPSGAPPDPANLVTPKVELLKPARQTLQSATLSPDGKLLALGGYRIVKILDAATQTVLRELPGIPGNVNNLQFIANGEQLLVAGGEPGLFGEVQVRNVADGALLRSLRGHKDCLYDAVLSPDGKTLATAGYDYQIVLWNFETGEPTRTLHGHNASVYDLEFSPDGQILASASGDRTVKLWNVATGERLDTLGQSLLELYAVAFSPDGKRVAAGGVDNRIRIWEIGAGAKEGTNPILHARYAHEGAILRLAYTPDGKSLVSTAENRSVKVWNAEEMVERHLLDQQTDWPVALAVAPDSQSFIVALLDGGFSRFQIESGQIQPPAPPPAPELASVSPRGVERGKTTRVTLHGAHLAAVRHVESFEPLVKVAIAEGAPRDDNSLTIDVTPDATMFRGPVRLKAQGTAAESQPVVLHVDFIPQQVEASADAPRSVEQLAALPLGVWGEIATPGDEDAFSFDAEAGDTIVFDLSAKQFGSELNAVLTVFDEAGTLLASSNDFDGEPDPLVALEIPKSGRYRASVKDLAASGSNKHFYQLSIGKLPYVTGCYPLSVPPDAKTRVNLLGYNLPADATAEVTAGASGDAGVTVDANQYRFRRHLTVAVGSLPESLEAEPNDAPERATSIAAPATVGGRILADDGGHDVDVFRFDSPAGKQWIIETNAAGRGSPIDTKIELLLPDGRPVPRVLLQAVRDSNIEFRPTDSNASGFRVKNWEEMHLNQYLYVGGEVCQLFRMPQGPDSDMIYYTAQGNRRGYFDTTPTSHAIYDPCYIVEPQPIGANLVPNGLPVFALNYENDDDGERRLGTDSKIYFTAPAAGSYLVRVTDVRGLNGDRYAYRLTVREPKPDFNVSLGVSNPTIAAGSGQAFDVNLDRIDGFDDDVEVEITGLPPGFTVSQPLVIQAGHTSAQAVLNAAPDAPAPNEESAQQTKVVARAMIAGSPVVKELASLGKVQLTERPKVIVHLLPDDPSASPGDGVTIAPGTTVSARLRVERNGFDDRIQFNLRNLPHGVIVDNIGLNGVLIPAGQTERQIFLTAESWVPETSRPFHAIAEVEGNQVSRPLILHVKRATELAGNGGN
- a CDS encoding molybdopterin-dependent oxidoreductase, which encodes MNANNSLRVDGLVERALALNFDDLRALPEADQVRDVRRLGAKRGGDAVGLATILRLAGASSEAQYITLHAGADDFHASVPLSSVSDKAVLIYQQDGAPLPAAAGGPFRFFIPDHAACRTAEIDECANVKFVDRIELTRERGFDNRPQDETEHAKLHEPG
- a CDS encoding AP protein, with product MMKRWLIVGLALFLLTLPFQNTQAAGAEELRTRNVLLVTIDGLRWQEVFRGAEERLVSKEAGNVKDIPATRAAYLRDNPADARATLMPFVWNVIAKEGQLFGNRDAGSEAKVLNNRHFSYPGYNEILCGFPDERIGSNDKIANQNITVLEWLSRRPSVGGRVAAFCSWDVFPYIINSERSGIPVNAGWTPLEVAEHDDELAAFNRVNAELPRMWAGVRYDTITAFGAREYLRLKKPRLLYVSLGEPDDWAHEGRYDLYLDSTKTCDRLIAELWALAQSLPEYAGKTTLVLTVDHGRGRDGDGWKNHSVDIPGSDEIWMAVLGPDTPALGERTGNDFTQSQIAATVAQFFGEDYAGAIPTAGKPLPGVLGSAAK